The following are encoded in a window of Chloroflexota bacterium genomic DNA:
- a CDS encoding MBL fold metallo-hydrolase has protein sequence MARLIVLSCGVPTPMPGRWGTAFALQVGQETLLVDCGPAATLKLYQAGLRATDVSRVFFTHLHSDHMADFPCFLMTRFDMSIGGETPLQVYGPPPTAEFTRRLMGPDEGVLWLDVVARTNHPMSIGAYHSRGGAGDRPPPEMQAHDIVPGPVAGGDGWSVSAAEVRHAQPYLTCLGFRFETDDGVIVFSGDTRPCDEVIELARGADLLIMEAVALAGRQWEGSLLAESDTAGCAAVAAAAGVKRLLVNHQPPWLAEPQARSQAIKEISQIYDGPVLWGEELLEVQIGPDGSGG, from the coding sequence ATGGCGCGGCTGATCGTCCTCAGTTGCGGCGTCCCCACGCCCATGCCGGGCCGGTGGGGAACGGCCTTCGCCCTGCAGGTCGGCCAGGAAACGTTGCTCGTCGACTGCGGCCCCGCGGCCACCCTCAAGCTCTATCAGGCCGGGCTGCGGGCCACCGATGTCAGCCGGGTGTTCTTCACCCACCTGCACTCGGACCACATGGCCGACTTTCCCTGCTTCCTCATGACGCGGTTCGATATGTCGATCGGCGGCGAGACGCCGTTGCAGGTTTACGGTCCGCCGCCGACGGCCGAATTCACACGCAGGCTCATGGGTCCGGACGAGGGCGTGCTCTGGCTGGACGTGGTCGCGCGCACCAATCACCCCATGAGCATCGGCGCCTACCACAGCCGGGGCGGCGCCGGCGATCGCCCCCCGCCGGAGATGCAGGCCCACGACATCGTGCCGGGGCCCGTCGCCGGCGGTGACGGCTGGTCGGTGTCGGCGGCGGAGGTGCGCCACGCGCAGCCCTATCTCACCTGCCTGGGATTCCGATTCGAGACCGACGACGGCGTGATCGTCTTCAGCGGCGACACCCGCCCCTGCGACGAGGTGATCGAGCTGGCCCGCGGCGCGGACCTGCTCATCATGGAAGCCGTGGCCCTGGCGGGCCGGCAGTGGGAAGGTTCGCTCTTGGCCGAGTCCGACACCGCGGGCTGCGCCGCGGTCGCCGCCGCCGCCGGGGTCAAGCGCCTGCTGGTGAACCACCAACCGCCCTGGCTGGCCGAGCCGCAGGCCCGCAGCCAGGCGATCAAGGAAATCAGTCAGATCTACGACGGCCCGGTGCTCTGGGGCGAGGAGTTGTTGGAAGTCCAAATCGGACCTGACGGATCCGGAGGTTGA